In Methylobacterium aquaticum, the following are encoded in one genomic region:
- a CDS encoding Tex family protein, which translates to MSSITQRIATELGAQEWQVKAAVDLLDGGSTVPFIARYRKEVTGTLDDAQLRTLEERLRYLRELEARRAAILESVQSQGKLDDALKGQFLAADTKARLEDLYLPFKPKRRTKAQIAREAGLGPLAEALLSRPDQVPLQAASPFVDEAKGVATPEAALEGARAILVERFSENAELLGHLREAFWTRGRLVSKVREGKAQDGAKFSDYFDFSEPLTRLPSHRVLALFRGEKEEILDLRLDEAPEGVDAQSLYDGRIALSAGIQDRGRPGDRWLMDAVRWAWRTKLKLSIELDLRARLWDAAETEGVRVFAGNLRDLLLAAPAGARPTLGLDPGYRTGVKVAVVDATGKVVATDTIYPHEPRRDWNGALMTLARLCRAHGVDLVAIGNGTASRETDKLAAELIAKQPELKLTKVMVSEAGASVYSASAYASAELPGLDVSLRGAVSIARRLQDPLAELVKIEPKAIGVGQYQHDLAEGKLSRSLDAVVEDCVNGVGVDVNTASGPLLARVSGLSERVAQNIVSHRDSNGPFRSRSGLKKVAGLGPKAFELSAGFLRIQNGDDPLDASGVHPEAYPVVRRILQATKSDIKAVIGNGAVLKGLNPKTFTDETFGLPTVTDIIAELEKPGRDPRPTFKTATFQDGVEKIGDLKPGMVLEGVVTNVAAFGAFVDVGVHQDGLVHISALSKTFVKDPRAVVKPGDVVRAKVLEVDVPRKRISLTLRLDDEVGARPPREQGGQNRDAPRRDAPRPQARREEPAGGGALADALRKAGLDRGSRR; encoded by the coding sequence ATGTCCAGCATCACCCAGCGCATCGCCACCGAACTCGGCGCGCAGGAATGGCAGGTCAAGGCGGCGGTGGACCTGCTCGACGGCGGCTCGACGGTGCCGTTCATCGCCCGCTACCGCAAGGAGGTGACCGGCACCCTCGACGACGCGCAGCTCCGCACCCTGGAGGAGCGCCTGCGCTACCTGCGCGAACTCGAGGCCCGGCGCGCCGCGATCCTCGAGAGCGTACAGTCCCAGGGCAAGCTCGACGATGCCCTGAAGGGGCAGTTCCTCGCCGCCGACACCAAGGCGCGGCTCGAAGACCTCTACCTGCCGTTCAAGCCGAAGCGCCGCACCAAGGCGCAGATCGCCCGCGAGGCCGGTCTCGGGCCGCTCGCCGAGGCTCTGCTCTCGCGCCCCGATCAGGTGCCGCTTCAGGCAGCCTCCCCCTTCGTCGACGAGGCCAAGGGCGTGGCGACGCCGGAAGCCGCTTTGGAGGGCGCCCGCGCCATCCTGGTCGAGCGGTTTTCCGAGAATGCCGAATTGCTCGGGCACCTGCGCGAGGCGTTCTGGACCCGCGGCAGGCTCGTTTCCAAGGTCCGCGAGGGCAAAGCGCAGGACGGCGCCAAGTTCTCGGACTATTTCGATTTCTCCGAGCCCCTGACCCGCCTCCCCTCGCACCGGGTGCTCGCGCTCTTCCGCGGCGAGAAGGAGGAGATCCTGGACCTGCGCCTCGACGAGGCGCCGGAGGGGGTCGATGCGCAGAGCCTCTATGACGGCCGCATCGCCCTCTCGGCCGGCATCCAGGATCGCGGCCGGCCCGGCGACCGCTGGCTGATGGACGCGGTGCGCTGGGCCTGGCGCACCAAGCTGAAGCTCTCGATCGAGCTCGACCTGCGCGCGCGCCTCTGGGACGCGGCGGAGACGGAAGGTGTGCGGGTCTTTGCCGGCAACCTGCGCGACCTGCTGCTCGCCGCCCCCGCCGGCGCCCGCCCGACGCTCGGCCTCGATCCGGGCTACCGCACCGGCGTGAAGGTCGCGGTGGTGGACGCTACCGGCAAGGTGGTGGCGACGGACACGATCTACCCGCACGAGCCCCGGCGCGACTGGAACGGCGCGCTGATGACGCTGGCCAGGCTGTGCCGGGCCCATGGGGTGGACCTCGTCGCCATCGGCAACGGCACCGCCTCGCGGGAGACCGACAAGCTCGCCGCCGAGCTGATCGCCAAGCAGCCGGAGCTGAAGCTCACCAAGGTGATGGTGTCGGAGGCCGGCGCCTCGGTCTACTCGGCCTCGGCCTATGCCAGCGCGGAACTGCCCGGGCTCGACGTGTCGCTGCGCGGCGCGGTCTCGATCGCCCGGCGCTTGCAGGACCCGCTCGCGGAACTGGTCAAGATCGAGCCGAAGGCGATCGGCGTCGGCCAGTACCAGCACGATCTGGCGGAGGGGAAGCTGTCGCGCTCGCTGGACGCGGTGGTGGAGGATTGCGTGAACGGCGTCGGGGTCGACGTCAACACGGCGTCGGGCCCGCTGCTGGCCCGGGTCTCGGGCCTCAGCGAGCGGGTGGCCCAGAACATCGTCAGCCACCGCGACAGCAACGGGCCGTTCCGCAGCCGCTCGGGGCTGAAGAAGGTCGCGGGGCTGGGCCCCAAGGCGTTCGAATTGTCGGCGGGCTTTTTGCGGATCCAGAACGGCGACGATCCGCTCGACGCGTCCGGCGTCCACCCGGAGGCCTATCCGGTGGTGCGCCGCATCCTCCAGGCGACGAAAAGCGACATCAAGGCGGTGATCGGCAACGGGGCGGTGCTCAAGGGCCTGAACCCCAAAACCTTCACCGACGAGACCTTCGGCCTGCCGACCGTCACCGACATCATCGCCGAACTGGAAAAGCCCGGCCGCGACCCGCGCCCGACCTTCAAGACCGCGACCTTCCAGGACGGCGTCGAGAAGATCGGCGACCTCAAGCCCGGCATGGTGCTGGAGGGTGTGGTGACCAACGTCGCGGCCTTCGGCGCCTTCGTGGATGTCGGCGTCCACCAGGACGGGCTCGTCCACATCTCGGCCCTGTCCAAGACCTTCGTGAAGGATCCCCGGGCGGTGGTGAAGCCCGGCGACGTGGTGCGGGCGAAGGTCTTGGAGGTGGATGTGCCGCGCAAGCGCATCTCGCTGACCCTGCGCCTCGACGACGAGGTCGGCGCCCGTCCGCCGCGGGAGCAGGGCGGCCAGAACCGCGACGCGCCCCGCCGCGACGCCCCGCGCCCGCAAGCCCGCCGCGAGGAGCCGGCGGGGGGTGGTGCGCTGGCGGATGCGCTGCGCAAGGCGGGGCTGGATCGCGGGTCGCGGCGCTGA